The following proteins come from a genomic window of Coffea arabica cultivar ET-39 chromosome 11c, Coffea Arabica ET-39 HiFi, whole genome shotgun sequence:
- the LOC113715899 gene encoding pleiotropic drug resistance protein 3-like isoform X2 — protein MSSTKLIVVGVSGQGRSTSELIERSSVSQSDYHPQYHHRHHDQQAGGEGGGGGGREGSLVSHEDDDLIRQQLMIRRASIISSSFSSSGGTGDHDDRIHRAEEDHNIHAWSGNYNVQNDSTTTHNPNTNNSVAVCDHNHEEEEEGLELPEWAAIERLPTFRRIRTSLLLLDDPTATTATTTGNSNKINNSNSQKKKVAVIDVTKLGSAQAHVFVDRLLKKIDEDNRRLLLRLQRRLHRVGLKLPTIEVRYANLSVEAECQVVRGKPLPSLWNSVKSFVPDILNRAGGHKPSAKLKILRSVSGIIKPSRMTLLLGPPGSGKTTLLLALAGKLDQNLKATGEISYNGYKINEFVPQKTSAYISQHDLHISEMTVRETLDFSARCQGIGSRAEIIAELSRREKEAGIIPEPDIDTYMKALAAEGSKPTVQIDYVLKVLGLDSCSETIVGNDLRSGISGGQKKRLTTGEIIIGPSRVLLMDEISNGLDSSTTFQVATYLQQWTHITGSTVLVSLLQPAPETFDLFDDVILMAEGKIVYHGPRTDILDFFFSCGFKCPPRKSTADFLHEVVSRKDQSQYWYHQHRPHVSVSVEEFSDLFKQSRVGKELGEQLSQPFQRSELHKNALSFYKYSVSKLELLKACTTREWLLMKRNSFVHVFKSAQLVITALISVTLFIRGRTAAHKKKDLDITHANFYTSTIFYAIIRLLCSGIAELSLTVSRLGVFYKQRDFYFYPAWAYSIPAVILKVPFSFLDAFIWTTLTYYGIGYSPEINRVFRHFLLIFLLHQVSVSIFRLLASVFRNPSVAASSALFSLVVMLLFGGFIIPKPSLPAWLRWGFWLSPITYAEIGASINEFLAPRWQKGLDSNANLGRKVLQKHGLSYGEEFYWISVGALIGFWLIFNIAFTIALHYLQAPGRSKRIISRRTLSQEGEKSNCCNISEQTKSALSSETPDELRNTNPTDSVLPFEPMAVTFENLQYFVESPKRIRDKGFKEKKLQLLQDVTGVFRPGILAALMGVSGAGKTTLMDVLSGRKTRGVIQGDIRVGGYPKVQQTYARISGYCEQIDIHSPQITIEESVMYSAWLRLPSHIGQKTKSDFVTEVLQMIELDNIKDALVGFPGLNGISAEQRKRLTIAVELVSNPTIIFMDEPTTGLDARAAAIVMRVVKNITQTRRTVVCTIHQPSIDVFEAFDELILMKKGGQIIYSGKLGQNSSQLIGYFENIPGVAKIEENRNPATWMLDVTSASAEAQLGLDFACIYKASHLYPETKRLVRELRSPTAQGELRFATRFRQNGWEQLKACLWKKNLVRLTFVASTSLLFGALLWQKGQKINDEQDLFNMLGSLFILVQFMGIGNCSSILPFMATERSILYRERFSGMYSSWAYSLAQVIIEIPYVLVQTLVFLIITYPSIDFYLSADKLVWYFYTMFCTLLSFTYFGMLLVSLTPSFQVASVVASFCYTMFTLFSGFIIPAPKIPKWWIWCYWICPPSWSLRGLLSSQYGDIDTGILVFGERKAISSFMDNYFGYHHHNLKVVALVLACFPILFALVFAWATSNLNFQRR, from the exons ATGTCCTCCACCAAGCTGATAGTTGTAGGTGTAAGTGGGCAAGGGAGGAGTACTTCTGAACTGATTGAAAGATCATCAGTATCACAATCTGATTATCATCCTCAATATCATCATCGTCATCATGATCAACAAGCAGgaggagaaggaggaggaggaggaggcagAGAAGGATCACTAGTGAGTCATGAGGATGATGATCTAATAAGGCAGCAGCTCATGATCAGGAGGGCATCAATAATatcatcatcattttcttcATCAGGGGGCACCGGTGATCATGATGATCGTATTCACAGGGCCGAGGAGGATCATAATATTCATGCATGGAGTGGCAATTATAATGTTCAAAATGATAGTACTACTACTCATAATCCTAATACTAATAATAGTGTTGCAGTTTGTGATCATAAtcatgaggaggaggaggagggctTGGAGCTGCCAGAGTGGGCTGCAATAGAGAGACTGCCGACATTTAGACGCATAAGAACGTCCCTATTGCTGCTGGATGATCCAACGGCCACCACCGCTACGACAACTGGAAACAGCAATAAAATCAATAATAGTAATAGTCAGAAAAAGAAGGTAGCCGTGATTGATGTCACCAAGCTTGGTTCTGCCCAGGCACATGTATTCGTCGATCGACTGTTGAAGAAGATCGATGAGGACAACCGCCGTTTGTTGCTCCGACTGCAACGCAGATTACACAG AGTTGGTCTAAAATTGCCTACAATTGAGGTAAGATATGCGAATTTGAGCGTCGAAGCAGAATGCCAAGTTGTTCGAGGGAAGCCACTTCCTAGCCTATGGAATTCCGTGAAAAGTTTTGTCCCT GACATACTAAATCGCGCTGGCGGTCACAAACCTTCTGCCAAATTAAAAATTCTGCGGAGCGTCAGCGGCATCATCAAGCCTTCCAG GATGACACTCTTACTGGGGCCTCCAGGATCCGGCAAAACAACACTGCTATTGGCACTTGCAGGCAAACTTGACCAAAATCTTAAG GCCACTGGAGAGATATCATACAATGGATACAAGATAAATGAGTTCGTCCCACAAAAGACGTCAGCTTATATTAGCCAACACGACCTCCATATATCGGAGATGACGGTGAGGGAGACACTCGACTTCTCAGCACGTTGTCAGGGAATAGGAAGTAGAGCAG AAATTATTGCTGAACTTAGTAGAAGAGAGAAGGAAGCGGGCATTATCCCTGAACCAGATATAGATACCTACATGAAG GCCCTCGCTGCTGAAGGATCAAAGCCAACTGTTCAAATTGATTACGTGTTGAAG gTCCTTGGACTAGATAGCTGCTCTGAAACAATCGTTGGGAATGATTTGAGAAGCGGAATCTCTGGAGGTCAGAAGAAAAGGCTGACAACAG GGGAAATCATAATTGGGCCATCACGAGTTCTCCTCATGGACGAAATATCAAATGGCTTAGATAGTTCAACCACTTTTCAGGTTGCTACCTATCTTCAGCAGTGGACGCATATCACAGGATCCACCGTTTTGGTCTCCCTTCTTCAGCCGGCACCTGAGACCTTTGATCTTTTTGACGACGTCATTTTGATGGCTGAAGGGAAAATCGTTTATCATGGACCAAGAACTGATATTTTAGACTTCTTCTTCAGTTGTGGCTTTAAGTGCCCACCAAGAAAAAGCACGGCTGACTTCCTTCACGAA GTAGTTTCCAGGAAAGATCAATCGCAATATTGGTACCACCAACATAGACCTCATGTCTCTGTGTCAGTTGAGGAGTTCAGCGACCTTTTCAAGCAATCTCGGGTGGGAAAGGAGCTAGGGGAACAACTTTCCCAGCCTTTTCAAAGATCTGAGCTCCACAAAAATGCCTTGTCGTTTTACAAGTATTCTGTGAGTAAATTGGAGCTACTCAAGGCATGCACAACAAGAGAGTGGCTTCTCATGAAGCGAAACTCATTCGTTCATGTTTTCAAATCGGCACAG CTGGTGATCACCGCACTGATATCAGTAACACTGTTTATTCGAGGACGTACAGCCGCACATAAGAAGAAAGATTTGGACATCACCCATGCAAACTTTTACACAAGCACTATATTTTATGCCATCATTAGATTGTTGTGCAGTGGCATTGCAGAACTGTCATTGACTGTTTCCAGACTTGGGGTCTTCTATAAACAAAGAGATTTCTACTTTTACCCCGCATGGGCTTACTCCATTCCTGCAGTAATTCTAAAGGTGCCTTTCTCCTTTCTCGATGCCTTTATTTGGACAACCCTTACCTACTATGGCATAGGCTATAGCCCAGAGATAAACAG GGTTTTCCGTCACTTCCTCCTGATTTTCCTTTTGCATCAAGTATCAGTATCAATATTTCGCTTACTTGCTTCCGTGTTTCGGAATCCATCTGTTGCTGCATCTTCTGCCCTCTTCTCCCTCGTAGTGATGCTCCTATTTGGTGGCTTCATAATTCCAAAAC CTTCTTTACCTGCCTGGCTGCGGTGGGGCTTTTGGCTGTCTCCAATAACCTATGCAGAAATAGGCGCTTCCATAAATGAGTTTCTTGCTCCGAGATGGCAAAAG GGCTTAGATTCAAATGCCAATTTGGGAAGAAAAGTTCTTCAAAAGCACGGACTAAGTTATGGTGAGGAGTTCTATTGGATATCTGTTGGAGCATTGATTGGATTCTGGCTTATATTCAACATTGCATTTACAATCGCACTGCATTATTTGCAAG CTCCTGGAAGATCCAAGAGAATAATATCTCGCAGAACACTTTCCCAAGAAGGAGAGAAAAGTAATTGTTGCAATATATCTGAACAAACCAAGTCAGCCCTTTCTTCAGAAACTCCTGACGAATTAAGAAACACAA ATCCAACAGACAGTGTACTACCTTTTGAACCTATGGCTGTGACATTCGAGAATCTACAATACTTTGTAGAATCACCTAAG CGCATTAGAGACAAAGGTTTTAAAGAGAAGAAACTTCAGCTTCTTCAAGATGTCACCGGAGTATTTAGGCCTGGAATTCTTGCTGCTTTAATGGGGGTCAGTGGAGCTGGAAAAACAACACTCATGGATGTTCTTTCGGGAAGAAAAACCAGGGGAGTCATTCAAGGAGATATAAGAGTGGGAGGTTACCCAAAAGTTCAGCAAACATACGCAAGAATATCCGGCTACTGTGAGCAAATAGACATACATTCTCCACAAATAACAATTGAGGAATCAGTCATGTACTCTGCTTGGTTGCGTTTGCCATCTCACATCGGCCAAAAAACAAAATCA GACTTTGTTACAGAAGTTCTTCAAATGATTGAACTGGACAACATCAAAGATGCTTTGGTTGGCTTTCCTGGTTTAAATGGCATATCAGCAGAGCAGCGTAAACGGCTGACCATAGCAGTGGAGCTCGTTTCGAATCCGACCATAATATTTATGGATGAACCCACAACAGGGTTAGATGCTCGGGCAGCAGCCATTGTCATGCGAGTTGTGAAAAATATTACTCAAACCAGGAGGACTGTTGTATGCACCATCCATCAACCAAGTATTGACGTATTTGAGGCATTTGATGAG ttgattttgatgaaaaaaGGAGGCCAAATCATATACTCTGGCAAATTAGGTCAAAATTCAAGTCAACTAATTGGATATTTTGAG AATATTCCGGGGGTCgccaaaattgaagaaaaccGGAACCCGGCAACATGGATGCTAGATGTTACAAGCGCCTCTGCAGAGGCTCAACTTGGTTTGGACTTCGCTTGTATCTACAAGGCATCTCATCTATATCC AGAAACAAAGAGATTAGTTAGAGAACTAAGGTCTCCGACGGCACAAGGGGAGCTCCGTTTTGCGACTCGCTTTCGGCAAAACGGATGGGAACAACTTAAAGCATGTCTctggaagaaaaac CTAGTACGCTTGACATTTGTTGCCAGCACGTCTCTGCTTTTTGGAGCACTTCTTTGGCAGAAAGGGCAGAAAAT AAACGACGAACAGGATCTATTCAACATGCTAGGGTCCCTCTTCATTCTAGTACAGTTTATGGGGATAGGCAATTGTTCTTCCATTTTACCATTTATGGCGACTGAGCGGAGCATATTGTACAGGGAAAGATTTTCTGGAATGTACTCCTCGTGGGCTTATTCCTTAGCTCAG GTGATTATTGAAATCCCTTACGTACTGGTTCAAACACTTGTGTTTTTGATCATCACCTACCCCTCCATCGATTTCTATTTGTCTGCCGACAAACTAGTGTGGTATTTCTACACTATGTTCTGTACGTTGCTCTCCTTCACTTACTTCGGCATGTTACTGGTTTCCTTGACCCCTAGTTTCCAAGTAGCGTCGGTGGTGGCAAGTTTCTGCTATACCATGTTTACTTTGTTCTCAGGGTTTATCATACCAGCACCG AAAATTCCTAAGTGGTGGATATGGTGTTACTGGATTTGCCCACCATCTTGGTCCCTTAGAGGGCTTCTTTCCTCACAATATGGGGACATAGATACGGGAATCCTAGTGTTTGGAGAACGCAAAGCGATCAGTTCCTTCATGGATAATTACTTTGGCTATCATCACCACAACCTGAAAGTTGTAGCTTTAGTTCTTGcttgttttccaattttgtttGCCTTGGTTTTTGCGTGGGCAACTTCAAATTTGAACTTTCAAAGGAGATAA
- the LOC113715899 gene encoding pleiotropic drug resistance protein 3-like isoform X1, whose translation MSSTKLIVVGVSGQGRSTSELIERSSVSQSDYHPQYHHRHHDQQAGGEGGGGGGREGSLVSHEDDDLIRQQLMIRRASIISSSFSSSGGTGDHDDRIHRAEEDHNIHAWSGNYNVQNDSTTTHNPNTNNSVAVCDHNHEEEEEGLELPEWAAIERLPTFRRIRTSLLLLDDPTATTATTTGNSNKINNSNSQKKKVAVIDVTKLGSAQAHVFVDRLLKKIDEDNRRLLLRLQRRLHRVGLKLPTIEVRYANLSVEAECQVVRGKPLPSLWNSVKSFVPDILNRAGGHKPSAKLKILRSVSGIIKPSRMTLLLGPPGSGKTTLLLALAGKLDQNLKATGEISYNGYKINEFVPQKTSAYISQHDLHISEMTVRETLDFSARCQGIGSRAEIIAELSRREKEAGIIPEPDIDTYMKALAAEGSKPTVQIDYVLKVLGLDSCSETIVGNDLRSGISGGQKKRLTTGEIIIGPSRVLLMDEISNGLDSSTTFQVATYLQQWTHITGSTVLVSLLQPAPETFDLFDDVILMAEGKIVYHGPRTDILDFFFSCGFKCPPRKSTADFLHEVVSRKDQSQYWYHQHRPHVSVSVEEFSDLFKQSRVGKELGEQLSQPFQRSELHKNALSFYKYSVSKLELLKACTTREWLLMKRNSFVHVFKSAQLVITALISVTLFIRGRTAAHKKKDLDITHANFYTSTIFYAIIRLLCSGIAELSLTVSRLGVFYKQRDFYFYPAWAYSIPAVILKVPFSFLDAFIWTTLTYYGIGYSPEINRVFRHFLLIFLLHQVSVSIFRLLASVFRNPSVAASSALFSLVVMLLFGGFIIPKPSLPAWLRWGFWLSPITYAEIGASINEFLAPRWQKGLDSNANLGRKVLQKHGLSYGEEFYWISVGALIGFWLIFNIAFTIALHYLQAPGRSKRIISRRTLSQEGEKSNCCNISEQTKSALSSETPDELRNTNPTDSVLPFEPMAVTFENLQYFVESPKRIRDKGFKEKKLQLLQDVTGVFRPGILAALMGVSGAGKTTLMDVLSGRKTRGVIQGDIRVGGYPKVQQTYARISGYCEQIDIHSPQITIEESVMYSAWLRLPSHIGQKTKSDFVTEVLQMIELDNIKDALVGFPGLNGISAEQRKRLTIAVELVSNPTIIFMDEPTTGLDARAAAIVMRVVKNITQTRRTVVCTIHQPSIDVFEAFDELILMKKGGQIIYSGKLGQNSSQLIGYFENIPGVAKIEENRNPATWMLDVTSASAEAQLGLDFACIYKASHLYPETKRLVRELRSPTAQGELRFATRFRQNGWEQLKACLWKKNLSYWRSPKYNLVRLTFVASTSLLFGALLWQKGQKINDEQDLFNMLGSLFILVQFMGIGNCSSILPFMATERSILYRERFSGMYSSWAYSLAQVIIEIPYVLVQTLVFLIITYPSIDFYLSADKLVWYFYTMFCTLLSFTYFGMLLVSLTPSFQVASVVASFCYTMFTLFSGFIIPAPKIPKWWIWCYWICPPSWSLRGLLSSQYGDIDTGILVFGERKAISSFMDNYFGYHHHNLKVVALVLACFPILFALVFAWATSNLNFQRR comes from the exons ATGTCCTCCACCAAGCTGATAGTTGTAGGTGTAAGTGGGCAAGGGAGGAGTACTTCTGAACTGATTGAAAGATCATCAGTATCACAATCTGATTATCATCCTCAATATCATCATCGTCATCATGATCAACAAGCAGgaggagaaggaggaggaggaggaggcagAGAAGGATCACTAGTGAGTCATGAGGATGATGATCTAATAAGGCAGCAGCTCATGATCAGGAGGGCATCAATAATatcatcatcattttcttcATCAGGGGGCACCGGTGATCATGATGATCGTATTCACAGGGCCGAGGAGGATCATAATATTCATGCATGGAGTGGCAATTATAATGTTCAAAATGATAGTACTACTACTCATAATCCTAATACTAATAATAGTGTTGCAGTTTGTGATCATAAtcatgaggaggaggaggagggctTGGAGCTGCCAGAGTGGGCTGCAATAGAGAGACTGCCGACATTTAGACGCATAAGAACGTCCCTATTGCTGCTGGATGATCCAACGGCCACCACCGCTACGACAACTGGAAACAGCAATAAAATCAATAATAGTAATAGTCAGAAAAAGAAGGTAGCCGTGATTGATGTCACCAAGCTTGGTTCTGCCCAGGCACATGTATTCGTCGATCGACTGTTGAAGAAGATCGATGAGGACAACCGCCGTTTGTTGCTCCGACTGCAACGCAGATTACACAG AGTTGGTCTAAAATTGCCTACAATTGAGGTAAGATATGCGAATTTGAGCGTCGAAGCAGAATGCCAAGTTGTTCGAGGGAAGCCACTTCCTAGCCTATGGAATTCCGTGAAAAGTTTTGTCCCT GACATACTAAATCGCGCTGGCGGTCACAAACCTTCTGCCAAATTAAAAATTCTGCGGAGCGTCAGCGGCATCATCAAGCCTTCCAG GATGACACTCTTACTGGGGCCTCCAGGATCCGGCAAAACAACACTGCTATTGGCACTTGCAGGCAAACTTGACCAAAATCTTAAG GCCACTGGAGAGATATCATACAATGGATACAAGATAAATGAGTTCGTCCCACAAAAGACGTCAGCTTATATTAGCCAACACGACCTCCATATATCGGAGATGACGGTGAGGGAGACACTCGACTTCTCAGCACGTTGTCAGGGAATAGGAAGTAGAGCAG AAATTATTGCTGAACTTAGTAGAAGAGAGAAGGAAGCGGGCATTATCCCTGAACCAGATATAGATACCTACATGAAG GCCCTCGCTGCTGAAGGATCAAAGCCAACTGTTCAAATTGATTACGTGTTGAAG gTCCTTGGACTAGATAGCTGCTCTGAAACAATCGTTGGGAATGATTTGAGAAGCGGAATCTCTGGAGGTCAGAAGAAAAGGCTGACAACAG GGGAAATCATAATTGGGCCATCACGAGTTCTCCTCATGGACGAAATATCAAATGGCTTAGATAGTTCAACCACTTTTCAGGTTGCTACCTATCTTCAGCAGTGGACGCATATCACAGGATCCACCGTTTTGGTCTCCCTTCTTCAGCCGGCACCTGAGACCTTTGATCTTTTTGACGACGTCATTTTGATGGCTGAAGGGAAAATCGTTTATCATGGACCAAGAACTGATATTTTAGACTTCTTCTTCAGTTGTGGCTTTAAGTGCCCACCAAGAAAAAGCACGGCTGACTTCCTTCACGAA GTAGTTTCCAGGAAAGATCAATCGCAATATTGGTACCACCAACATAGACCTCATGTCTCTGTGTCAGTTGAGGAGTTCAGCGACCTTTTCAAGCAATCTCGGGTGGGAAAGGAGCTAGGGGAACAACTTTCCCAGCCTTTTCAAAGATCTGAGCTCCACAAAAATGCCTTGTCGTTTTACAAGTATTCTGTGAGTAAATTGGAGCTACTCAAGGCATGCACAACAAGAGAGTGGCTTCTCATGAAGCGAAACTCATTCGTTCATGTTTTCAAATCGGCACAG CTGGTGATCACCGCACTGATATCAGTAACACTGTTTATTCGAGGACGTACAGCCGCACATAAGAAGAAAGATTTGGACATCACCCATGCAAACTTTTACACAAGCACTATATTTTATGCCATCATTAGATTGTTGTGCAGTGGCATTGCAGAACTGTCATTGACTGTTTCCAGACTTGGGGTCTTCTATAAACAAAGAGATTTCTACTTTTACCCCGCATGGGCTTACTCCATTCCTGCAGTAATTCTAAAGGTGCCTTTCTCCTTTCTCGATGCCTTTATTTGGACAACCCTTACCTACTATGGCATAGGCTATAGCCCAGAGATAAACAG GGTTTTCCGTCACTTCCTCCTGATTTTCCTTTTGCATCAAGTATCAGTATCAATATTTCGCTTACTTGCTTCCGTGTTTCGGAATCCATCTGTTGCTGCATCTTCTGCCCTCTTCTCCCTCGTAGTGATGCTCCTATTTGGTGGCTTCATAATTCCAAAAC CTTCTTTACCTGCCTGGCTGCGGTGGGGCTTTTGGCTGTCTCCAATAACCTATGCAGAAATAGGCGCTTCCATAAATGAGTTTCTTGCTCCGAGATGGCAAAAG GGCTTAGATTCAAATGCCAATTTGGGAAGAAAAGTTCTTCAAAAGCACGGACTAAGTTATGGTGAGGAGTTCTATTGGATATCTGTTGGAGCATTGATTGGATTCTGGCTTATATTCAACATTGCATTTACAATCGCACTGCATTATTTGCAAG CTCCTGGAAGATCCAAGAGAATAATATCTCGCAGAACACTTTCCCAAGAAGGAGAGAAAAGTAATTGTTGCAATATATCTGAACAAACCAAGTCAGCCCTTTCTTCAGAAACTCCTGACGAATTAAGAAACACAA ATCCAACAGACAGTGTACTACCTTTTGAACCTATGGCTGTGACATTCGAGAATCTACAATACTTTGTAGAATCACCTAAG CGCATTAGAGACAAAGGTTTTAAAGAGAAGAAACTTCAGCTTCTTCAAGATGTCACCGGAGTATTTAGGCCTGGAATTCTTGCTGCTTTAATGGGGGTCAGTGGAGCTGGAAAAACAACACTCATGGATGTTCTTTCGGGAAGAAAAACCAGGGGAGTCATTCAAGGAGATATAAGAGTGGGAGGTTACCCAAAAGTTCAGCAAACATACGCAAGAATATCCGGCTACTGTGAGCAAATAGACATACATTCTCCACAAATAACAATTGAGGAATCAGTCATGTACTCTGCTTGGTTGCGTTTGCCATCTCACATCGGCCAAAAAACAAAATCA GACTTTGTTACAGAAGTTCTTCAAATGATTGAACTGGACAACATCAAAGATGCTTTGGTTGGCTTTCCTGGTTTAAATGGCATATCAGCAGAGCAGCGTAAACGGCTGACCATAGCAGTGGAGCTCGTTTCGAATCCGACCATAATATTTATGGATGAACCCACAACAGGGTTAGATGCTCGGGCAGCAGCCATTGTCATGCGAGTTGTGAAAAATATTACTCAAACCAGGAGGACTGTTGTATGCACCATCCATCAACCAAGTATTGACGTATTTGAGGCATTTGATGAG ttgattttgatgaaaaaaGGAGGCCAAATCATATACTCTGGCAAATTAGGTCAAAATTCAAGTCAACTAATTGGATATTTTGAG AATATTCCGGGGGTCgccaaaattgaagaaaaccGGAACCCGGCAACATGGATGCTAGATGTTACAAGCGCCTCTGCAGAGGCTCAACTTGGTTTGGACTTCGCTTGTATCTACAAGGCATCTCATCTATATCC AGAAACAAAGAGATTAGTTAGAGAACTAAGGTCTCCGACGGCACAAGGGGAGCTCCGTTTTGCGACTCGCTTTCGGCAAAACGGATGGGAACAACTTAAAGCATGTCTctggaagaaaaacctctcgtACTGGAGAAGTCCGAAATATAACCTAGTACGCTTGACATTTGTTGCCAGCACGTCTCTGCTTTTTGGAGCACTTCTTTGGCAGAAAGGGCAGAAAAT AAACGACGAACAGGATCTATTCAACATGCTAGGGTCCCTCTTCATTCTAGTACAGTTTATGGGGATAGGCAATTGTTCTTCCATTTTACCATTTATGGCGACTGAGCGGAGCATATTGTACAGGGAAAGATTTTCTGGAATGTACTCCTCGTGGGCTTATTCCTTAGCTCAG GTGATTATTGAAATCCCTTACGTACTGGTTCAAACACTTGTGTTTTTGATCATCACCTACCCCTCCATCGATTTCTATTTGTCTGCCGACAAACTAGTGTGGTATTTCTACACTATGTTCTGTACGTTGCTCTCCTTCACTTACTTCGGCATGTTACTGGTTTCCTTGACCCCTAGTTTCCAAGTAGCGTCGGTGGTGGCAAGTTTCTGCTATACCATGTTTACTTTGTTCTCAGGGTTTATCATACCAGCACCG AAAATTCCTAAGTGGTGGATATGGTGTTACTGGATTTGCCCACCATCTTGGTCCCTTAGAGGGCTTCTTTCCTCACAATATGGGGACATAGATACGGGAATCCTAGTGTTTGGAGAACGCAAAGCGATCAGTTCCTTCATGGATAATTACTTTGGCTATCATCACCACAACCTGAAAGTTGTAGCTTTAGTTCTTGcttgttttccaattttgtttGCCTTGGTTTTTGCGTGGGCAACTTCAAATTTGAACTTTCAAAGGAGATAA